The Treponema medium genome has a window encoding:
- a CDS encoding glycosyltransferase → MKQRIGFLYLKTGGGHVSGANALIARLKEKYPDNAEYIPQNGFKNSNRISRIFFEKGYLATSNYFELGYVAFYQLTKSKTVLTFCRWLLRPFIVKNLVTFLKAEKITKLICLHEILIPLARIAIDRVNPNIPLISIVMDPFTAHPSWFYAKDTELIVFSQKLQKEAVVHYGFKQERVHQFPIMLSRSFDRRYTLEEKNAAKKKHGIPLDKKIVLVVGGGEGLKATLAIVNAFIFQRCPAHLIVICGKNKVLKTQLEILLKTTNISNIQVFGFVSFMPDLINVSDCVITKGGPATVMETLSAGKPLILASYVRGQELGNMLYVVNNNLGWYIPKPRKIIKKVKEIIADDSILNSIEQKIDTMHIQNGLEPIADFIYRFPEA, encoded by the coding sequence ATGAAACAACGTATTGGCTTTTTATATCTAAAAACAGGCGGTGGACATGTTTCCGGCGCAAATGCACTTATTGCACGCTTAAAAGAAAAATATCCGGATAATGCCGAATATATACCGCAAAACGGCTTCAAGAATTCCAATCGGATTTCGCGTATTTTTTTTGAAAAAGGATATCTCGCAACTTCAAACTACTTTGAACTCGGCTATGTCGCATTCTATCAATTAACAAAATCGAAAACCGTTTTGACATTTTGTAGATGGCTGTTGCGCCCGTTTATTGTAAAAAATCTGGTAACATTTCTTAAAGCCGAAAAAATCACCAAACTGATTTGTTTACACGAAATACTTATCCCGCTTGCGCGGATTGCAATCGATAGAGTAAACCCGAACATTCCGTTAATTTCTATTGTGATGGATCCGTTCACTGCACACCCTTCATGGTTTTATGCAAAGGACACCGAGCTTATTGTCTTTTCTCAAAAACTACAAAAAGAAGCAGTCGTACACTACGGCTTTAAGCAGGAACGAGTTCACCAATTTCCCATTATGCTTTCACGAAGTTTTGATCGGCGATATACACTTGAAGAAAAAAATGCCGCTAAGAAAAAACACGGCATTCCGCTTGATAAGAAAATTGTACTGGTTGTCGGCGGCGGAGAAGGGTTAAAAGCGACGCTTGCTATTGTCAACGCTTTTATTTTTCAGCGCTGTCCTGCTCATTTAATCGTTATCTGCGGCAAAAATAAAGTGTTAAAAACGCAACTGGAAATTCTCCTTAAAACCACGAACATTTCCAATATTCAGGTATTCGGTTTTGTTTCGTTTATGCCCGACTTAATCAATGTGTCCGACTGCGTCATCACAAAAGGCGGCCCCGCTACCGTTATGGAAACACTGTCAGCCGGTAAGCCGTTAATCCTTGCGAGCTATGTCCGCGGACAGGAACTCGGGAATATGCTTTACGTTGTAAATAACAATCTCGGCTGGTATATTCCGAAACCACGAAAGATAATAAAAAAAGTAAAAGAGATAATCGCCGATGATTCCATATTGAACTCTATAGAACAGAAAATCGACACGATGCATATTCAAAACGGACTGGAACCCATTGCCGATTTTATCTATCGTTTTCCGGAAGCATAG
- a CDS encoding NAD(P)-dependent malic enzyme, protein MKTINKDLQTITEHFPADFTETEKAAAKTLFLKKLSLLTHEFYGGKLQTVPKCGIYGFNWFNVWYTPGVSAVSTGIRDNHDSSFMLSNRGNLVAVVSDSTRVLGDGDCSPSGGLGVMEGKCMLMKYLGGVDAYPICIDSYVKPNEEKKYNFPAGKHCPDKIIDFVKMLEPSVGAVNLEDIQQPDCFKVLDTLREECDIPVWHDDAQGTACITLAGLLNALKLAGKKIGDCRIVLLGAGASNTTIARLILQDGGDPAKMIICDSKGALHAGREDIKADTRYYRKWELCQATNPNRINDFNEALKGADVLIALSKPGPNTVTKEQIASMGDKPIVFTCANPVPEIWPHDAKAAGAFITGTGRGDFPNQINNSVCFPGILKGALLVRARKISDGMAIRCAHSIADYSEKKGIDPENIVVKMDDEDVFAVEAADVAMQAIKEGLARITITWDEAFKQAKAEIAESRALTQQLMDSGFIKEPPQDFFNQAMDYAIEQIKNQRTK, encoded by the coding sequence ATGAAAACTATTAATAAAGATTTACAGACTATTACGGAACATTTTCCTGCCGACTTTACGGAAACTGAAAAAGCAGCGGCGAAAACGCTTTTTTTAAAAAAACTTTCGCTTTTAACGCACGAATTTTACGGCGGAAAGCTGCAAACCGTTCCCAAATGTGGGATTTACGGATTTAACTGGTTCAACGTTTGGTATACGCCGGGCGTATCCGCCGTTTCTACCGGCATCCGCGATAATCACGACAGCTCCTTTATGCTCTCCAATCGAGGAAACCTTGTAGCAGTTGTCAGCGATTCCACTCGCGTACTGGGTGATGGGGACTGTTCTCCTTCCGGCGGACTTGGTGTTATGGAAGGTAAATGTATGCTGATGAAGTATTTAGGCGGTGTTGATGCCTATCCTATCTGCATCGATTCTTACGTCAAGCCGAATGAAGAAAAGAAATACAACTTTCCTGCCGGTAAACATTGCCCTGATAAGATTATCGACTTTGTGAAGATGCTGGAACCGAGCGTCGGCGCAGTCAATTTGGAAGATATTCAGCAGCCGGATTGCTTTAAAGTTCTGGATACGCTGCGGGAAGAATGTGATATTCCCGTTTGGCATGACGATGCCCAAGGGACTGCCTGCATTACGCTTGCCGGTTTGCTGAATGCGTTGAAACTGGCAGGCAAAAAAATTGGAGACTGCCGCATCGTGCTGCTTGGCGCAGGCGCTTCCAACACGACGATTGCTCGTCTCATCCTACAGGACGGCGGAGATCCTGCGAAGATGATTATTTGCGACTCCAAGGGTGCGCTCCATGCAGGTCGGGAAGACATCAAAGCCGACACACGTTATTACCGCAAGTGGGAGCTGTGTCAAGCGACGAACCCCAACCGGATAAACGACTTTAACGAAGCGCTAAAAGGCGCCGACGTGCTGATCGCTCTGTCCAAACCGGGTCCCAACACGGTAACCAAAGAGCAAATTGCCTCTATGGGCGATAAACCCATCGTGTTTACCTGCGCCAATCCCGTCCCCGAAATTTGGCCGCACGATGCCAAAGCTGCCGGCGCCTTTATTACCGGTACCGGACGTGGAGACTTCCCGAACCAGATCAATAACTCCGTCTGCTTCCCCGGAATTTTGAAAGGTGCGTTGTTGGTTCGTGCACGGAAGATTTCCGACGGTATGGCTATCCGCTGTGCGCACTCCATTGCCGACTATTCGGAAAAAAAAGGCATTGATCCCGAAAACATCGTTGTAAAGATGGATGATGAAGATGTCTTTGCCGTCGAAGCGGCCGATGTCGCAATGCAGGCGATAAAAGAAGGTCTTGCCCGTATCACCATTACATGGGATGAAGCGTTTAAACAGGCTAAGGCCGAGATTGCAGAAAGCAGAGCGCTGACACAGCAGCTGATGGATAGCGGGTTTATCAAAGAACCGCCGCAAGACTTTTTTAATCAAGCGATGGATTACGCGATTGAACAAATCAAAAATCAGCGTACCAAATAA
- a CDS encoding L-lactate dehydrogenase has product MDQKKRKVTIVGAGSVGATFAYALAQSGFADEIAITDMNKNFAEGQAMDLVHGLPFLPQVDIHTGSQTDYADSDIIVITAGAKQQSGETRIDLLKRNAAIIKTIATEIAASGCKGVMLLVSNPVDILTKVALEASGWDRGRVIGSGTVLDTARFRYVLSKECGVDARNIHGYILGEHGDSEFAAWSMTTIAGRRIDEYCGNGTCNSGIHFDKQKILDEVRHSAYHIIDYKGSTYFAVGLALTRIAGAILRNEHSILSVSMALNGEFGLHGACLSVPCIVGRNGVEKIIEGELPKDEQSALEASAQRLHDAYLSIC; this is encoded by the coding sequence ATGGATCAAAAAAAACGGAAAGTAACGATTGTCGGTGCAGGCTCTGTCGGGGCTACATTTGCGTATGCGTTGGCTCAAAGCGGTTTTGCCGATGAGATTGCAATAACCGATATGAATAAAAACTTTGCAGAAGGGCAGGCGATGGATCTTGTCCACGGCTTGCCGTTTTTACCGCAGGTTGATATCCACACCGGCAGTCAAACCGATTATGCCGACAGCGATATTATCGTCATAACTGCCGGTGCAAAACAGCAGTCGGGAGAAACAAGAATAGACCTTCTTAAGCGCAATGCTGCCATCATCAAAACTATCGCGACTGAAATCGCCGCAAGCGGCTGCAAAGGCGTCATGCTGCTTGTGAGCAATCCCGTCGATATTCTTACAAAGGTGGCGCTCGAAGCAAGCGGCTGGGATCGCGGAAGGGTTATCGGTTCCGGCACCGTCTTGGATACCGCGCGATTCCGCTACGTACTCAGCAAAGAATGCGGCGTCGATGCCCGTAATATACACGGGTACATTCTCGGCGAGCATGGTGACAGCGAATTTGCCGCATGGTCGATGACCACCATAGCCGGACGGCGCATCGATGAATATTGCGGAAACGGCACGTGCAATTCAGGCATTCACTTTGATAAGCAAAAAATCTTGGACGAAGTACGCCATTCCGCCTATCATATCATCGACTACAAAGGCTCAACCTATTTTGCCGTCGGCTTAGCCCTTACCAGAATAGCCGGCGCCATTCTGCGGAATGAACACAGCATCCTCTCCGTCTCGATGGCTCTAAACGGAGAATTCGGCTTGCACGGCGCTTGTTTGAGCGTTCCCTGCATTGTCGGCAGAAACGGTGTCGAAAAAATCATCGAAGGCGAACTTCCCAAGGACGAACAGTCAGCGCTTGAAGCCAGCGCACAGCGACTTCACGACGCATATCTGTCTATCTGTTAA
- a CDS encoding BrnA antitoxin family protein, with amino-acid sequence MITSKKLTAERLEEIKNYPILYDEDSPKLTKKQIARLRPAHEAYWNVTPVKKTISIKIDADILAVLQSLGKGYQTRINSILRKAITTGDY; translated from the coding sequence ATGATTACTTCAAAAAAATTAACGGCTGAAAGATTGGAAGAAATAAAAAATTATCCTATATTGTATGATGAGGATAGTCCAAAACTGACAAAGAAACAAATTGCAAGGCTTAGACCGGCGCATGAAGCATATTGGAATGTAACACCCGTTAAAAAAACAATTTCTATAAAAATAGATGCGGATATTCTTGCTGTACTCCAGTCTTTAGGTAAAGGCTATCAGACGAGAATAAACAGTATTTTAAGAAAAGCTATTACTACAGGTGATTATTAA
- a CDS encoding Rpn family recombination-promoting nuclease/putative transposase: MNDTKTLTLRNDYLFKLLLGSEENKACLQDLLECILDIPTRIIADLELLDKELTKDAVTDKTGILDVKLRLKDGTAIDIEIQNSWSAEFIPRTLFYWSKMYIAEFKEGEPYTGLTRCITINLVSQGFNMNTAVHSAYSILEQKSYQQLTDLLEIHFLNLSAAQALDIQKEPIEKQQKLINWLRFIATDDKEERAMLAITSPVLQILNEKIDVLSLNPEERKLYESRMKLKSDIATISEVQFKSGLKRGLAEGEARGFHQANLETAKNLLGLGLSVETIAKATGLSQAEVEALA, from the coding sequence ATGAATGACACAAAAACACTTACACTGAGAAACGACTACCTATTTAAGCTCTTGCTCGGTTCGGAAGAGAATAAAGCCTGTTTGCAAGACTTACTTGAATGTATCCTAGACATTCCAACAAGAATTATTGCTGATCTTGAATTGCTGGATAAAGAACTTACCAAAGATGCGGTAACCGATAAAACCGGTATTCTTGATGTTAAACTGCGTTTGAAGGATGGAACTGCCATCGACATTGAAATCCAGAACTCTTGGTCTGCCGAGTTTATTCCACGCACTTTGTTTTATTGGTCTAAAATGTACATTGCAGAATTCAAAGAAGGAGAGCCGTATACTGGGCTTACGAGATGTATTACAATCAATCTGGTCTCGCAAGGATTTAATATGAATACTGCGGTTCATTCCGCTTATAGCATACTTGAGCAAAAGAGTTATCAACAACTAACTGATTTACTAGAGATACACTTTCTTAATCTATCGGCAGCGCAAGCGCTTGATATACAGAAAGAACCTATCGAAAAACAGCAAAAACTGATAAACTGGTTACGGTTTATAGCGACAGACGATAAGGAGGAGCGAGCTATGCTAGCAATAACCTCACCGGTATTACAAATACTGAATGAGAAAATAGATGTTCTCAGCTTGAATCCTGAGGAACGGAAACTATATGAATCGCGGATGAAGCTCAAAAGCGACATTGCGACCATTTCTGAGGTTCAATTCAAATCCGGTCTTAAACGCGGCCTTGCCGAAGGCGAAGCTCGCGGTTTCCATCAAGCAAATCTCGAAACGGCAAAAAATCTTTTGGGGCTTGGCTTATCAGTTGAAACCATAGCCAAAGCGACAGGGCTTTCTCAAGCAGAAGTGGAGGCGCTTGCTTGA
- a CDS encoding BrnT family toxin: MGKTIISKDNRFEWDEDKNLANIEKHGIDFEEILEVFDDPAFLTGYDFEHSETEDRYYGIGNLNGILIVLVFFTEKKDRIRLISARQADKDLREAYYDYFKKING, encoded by the coding sequence ATGGGAAAAACAATTATAAGTAAAGATAATCGTTTTGAGTGGGACGAAGACAAAAATCTTGCTAATATTGAAAAGCATGGAATAGATTTTGAAGAGATATTGGAAGTATTTGATGACCCAGCCTTTTTAACAGGATATGATTTTGAGCATTCTGAAACAGAAGATAGATATTACGGAATCGGCAATTTGAACGGAATATTGATAGTGTTGGTCTTTTTTACTGAAAAGAAAGACAGAATACGGTTAATATCTGCGCGGCAAGCAGACAAAGACTTGAGGGAGGCATATTATGATTACTTCAAAAAAATTAACGGCTGA
- a CDS encoding single-stranded DNA-binding protein: MHNLNSLIIEGNVVRDPIVKATPKGTPLCLFSIASNRFFKQEDQTTQETSFFDVETWARLAELCGENCTKGRGVRVVGRLKQDRWVGTDGKHYSKIKVVAEHIEFKPLFKNGKQPADALDDMRKETVPEKEVVPAF; this comes from the coding sequence ATGCACAATTTGAATTCATTGATCATTGAGGGAAATGTAGTTCGCGACCCCATTGTAAAGGCAACGCCTAAAGGGACACCGCTCTGTTTGTTTTCCATTGCTTCAAACCGTTTTTTTAAGCAGGAAGATCAAACGACGCAGGAAACTTCATTTTTTGATGTCGAAACATGGGCGCGCTTGGCAGAACTTTGCGGAGAAAATTGCACGAAAGGCCGTGGCGTGCGGGTTGTCGGACGTTTAAAGCAAGACCGCTGGGTAGGTACCGATGGCAAACACTACAGCAAGATTAAAGTGGTAGCCGAGCACATCGAATTTAAGCCCTTATTCAAAAACGGGAAACAACCTGCCGATGCGTTAGACGACATGCGTAAAGAAACCGTACCGGAAAAAGAGGTCGTACCTGCTTTCTAA
- the metK gene encoding methionine adenosyltransferase, with protein sequence MNEHKLFTSESVGEGHPDKLCDQISDAVLDACLRDDPGSHVACETFASTALILIGGEITTNTFVDIQQTARNIAREIGYTDSAFGLDCNSMAVLTMIHAQSPDIAQGVNGEGLSEYHNQMGAGDQGMMFGYACKETPELMPAPIMYAHKLLRKASQLRKSKEIDWLRPDAKSQVTVEYEGDKPVRIDTVVISHQHDPEIAYGSLKEAIIEKIVKPVLEPTGLLDAKTKFFINPTGRFVIGGPFGDTGLTGRKIIVDTYGGMGRHGGGAFSGKDPTKVDRSAAYMARYVAKNIVAAGLAERCELQLAYAIGVPFPVSIRVDSFGTAKVPEDAIEKAVQQVFDLSPAGIIKTLDLRKPIYQATAAYGHFGRPEFSWEKTDKIDALKAAIK encoded by the coding sequence ATGAACGAACATAAATTGTTTACCTCGGAATCGGTGGGTGAAGGCCATCCCGATAAACTGTGTGATCAAATTTCGGATGCAGTGTTGGATGCTTGTTTGCGTGATGATCCCGGAAGCCATGTCGCATGCGAAACCTTTGCTTCAACTGCGTTAATCCTTATCGGTGGAGAGATTACCACCAATACCTTTGTTGATATACAGCAAACAGCCCGCAATATTGCACGGGAAATCGGCTATACCGATTCCGCATTCGGGCTTGACTGTAACTCTATGGCTGTTTTAACTATGATTCACGCTCAGTCCCCTGATATTGCACAAGGTGTAAATGGCGAAGGGTTAAGCGAGTATCACAACCAAATGGGTGCAGGGGATCAGGGGATGATGTTCGGCTATGCGTGTAAAGAAACGCCGGAGCTGATGCCTGCCCCTATCATGTATGCGCATAAGCTGCTGCGGAAAGCATCGCAATTGCGTAAGTCAAAAGAAATCGATTGGCTGCGTCCCGATGCAAAAAGTCAAGTAACGGTAGAATATGAGGGCGATAAACCCGTGCGTATCGACACGGTCGTTATTTCCCATCAGCACGACCCCGAAATTGCTTATGGTTCATTAAAAGAAGCGATTATCGAAAAGATTGTCAAACCCGTTCTTGAACCGACCGGTTTACTAGATGCAAAAACTAAATTCTTTATTAACCCAACTGGACGCTTTGTTATCGGCGGTCCCTTCGGCGACACCGGTTTAACGGGGCGGAAGATTATCGTAGATACCTATGGTGGTATGGGGAGGCATGGCGGCGGCGCTTTCTCGGGTAAAGACCCGACCAAGGTAGACCGTTCAGCTGCATATATGGCGCGCTATGTTGCAAAGAATATCGTTGCTGCCGGTTTAGCCGAACGGTGCGAATTGCAGCTTGCCTATGCTATCGGTGTACCGTTCCCCGTGTCGATTCGGGTAGATTCCTTCGGTACCGCAAAGGTTCCTGAAGATGCAATCGAAAAAGCCGTTCAGCAGGTATTCGATTTGAGCCCTGCCGGTATTATCAAAACGCTTGATTTACGTAAACCTATTTACCAAGCGACCGCTGCCTACGGACACTTCGGTCGCCCCGAATTCAGTTGGGAAAAAACCGATAAGATTGACGCTCTAAAAGCAGCTATAAAATAG
- a CDS encoding immunoglobulin domain-containing protein, translating into MRLSKKIIDTITLVFFAVVSALVFSACKPAIGTPWYPRSASSSSGSFVITGIQVKGLDVVPVLAETPTDDADKIKKFSEANSYVVTVPADVTEITAENITVTAISSLSHKEALPVEVTVNGGSVPLSAGQVVPVTIKIADPDGKYAVQEKIINITQHEPYELELKRLTVCGIDAMAGSVTVPYKENVIVASKIQAEFLYGETQTVIPVEVENAPVSLKENEETEIKLFVRGLKGQYKDFAHVISVTRAEKPENGEEALELEAVYVRGVPGNTAGSISIPENTEKLTADDIILSFKTFGYIAAEMTPPELVFKGKTASAKFKISAKEGKYEEWEREFTFKKDAAAVYNPRDKHGNKKYIVKVTTVTEEVNPFDHYDENYEFPASKFDEWVLHMPSMSGIIASYKFRTGSWGGSPEMVENIPSGIGSGLKAISNVKIYRYKTRKDRGSAHGTDAELAPNPHDNRFYFYRFTADASMGIKADNSMFCVDRYSKFLFYYSDPAKIKSIAGSKLPTEWTDYAAASIGDHIQFAEPFYMSDPVGYVKEDGSVVMYQWIKDNINAANYHAQKNPAYDKPAGRSPGKAGYSPYRKNIIIKKTEVTTEVNPHYTVSEPVIVGQPASVYARVGDAVSLEVKVLPVPEGEVLSYQWYKKDKESGSVEEISGANAAVYTPDTSSEINAYCYCTIKNTNSANEQGTEVQSEFARLYILSGTGSISVDAEPPKITKQPESQTVPINVTAEIKLGIEAVSVDGGELSYQWHKNTTDSTAGGTLIDGATEASYSFTVNTASVTTEYYYCKVTNTNNTVDGKKTESVFTKRAKIMVEEAYKVIFTVDGNGGSLTALYDGKVIDSGSYVKKGGVVKFIATPEPRHIVKEWAGIMPEASLPDKTLAQLTVGNENVAVSVSFEPKMRLTVTPKIQNVDLQSWSTAGWADHKNHKYIDGAHFAHDLAVTVNANGDTGNIQWKYDFPFEGSGSGGWFDGGYGEYVKEDDYIKVGEHIPKEDNNVVLAKDFSDFSEMDIVFKTYLIKSNRLDYWRSEWTTAGGGPVYPKQPLDNNSIIKLVYNETTGTWRLDAAALQLNQPERVTISCDENFALADGEEKDFVITYTVNNNGYKHDEDKKYKNMDDGGENEASTRSKGTVKVIYTIGWK; encoded by the coding sequence ATGCGTTTGTCTAAAAAGATTATCGATACGATCACTTTAGTATTTTTTGCTGTAGTATCAGCGCTTGTATTTTCAGCATGTAAACCGGCAATCGGTACCCCGTGGTATCCGCGGTCGGCATCCTCCTCTTCCGGCAGTTTTGTTATTACCGGCATACAGGTAAAAGGATTGGATGTCGTCCCTGTTCTGGCGGAAACTCCGACCGATGATGCGGATAAAATAAAGAAATTCTCGGAGGCAAACAGCTATGTCGTTACTGTTCCTGCCGATGTTACAGAAATAACGGCCGAGAACATAACGGTTACGGCGATCAGCTCGTTGTCCCATAAAGAAGCGCTCCCGGTGGAGGTAACGGTTAACGGAGGGAGTGTTCCGTTAAGCGCCGGACAGGTTGTTCCCGTTACTATAAAAATAGCGGATCCTGACGGGAAATATGCTGTTCAGGAAAAAATAATAAATATAACGCAACACGAACCATACGAATTGGAATTAAAACGCCTTACCGTTTGCGGTATCGACGCAATGGCGGGAAGCGTTACGGTTCCTTATAAAGAAAACGTTATTGTTGCTTCCAAAATTCAGGCTGAATTTTTATACGGTGAAACTCAAACCGTAATACCGGTAGAAGTGGAAAACGCCCCCGTGTCTTTAAAGGAGAACGAAGAAACCGAAATCAAACTGTTTGTTAGGGGACTGAAGGGGCAATATAAAGATTTTGCACATGTTATCAGCGTAACCAGAGCCGAAAAACCAGAGAATGGAGAGGAAGCCTTAGAGCTTGAAGCCGTATATGTACGGGGCGTGCCCGGCAATACCGCCGGTAGTATAAGCATACCGGAAAATACGGAGAAGCTTACCGCGGACGATATAATCTTATCGTTTAAGACATTCGGCTATATAGCTGCGGAAATGACGCCGCCGGAACTGGTATTTAAGGGAAAGACCGCATCCGCAAAATTTAAGATTTCTGCAAAAGAAGGAAAATACGAAGAATGGGAGCGCGAGTTTACGTTTAAAAAAGACGCTGCGGCGGTATATAATCCGCGGGATAAGCACGGCAACAAAAAGTACATTGTAAAGGTTACGACCGTAACCGAAGAAGTCAATCCATTTGACCATTACGATGAAAATTATGAGTTCCCCGCGTCCAAATTCGACGAATGGGTTCTGCACATGCCTTCTATGTCGGGTATTATTGCCTCATATAAGTTCCGCACGGGCAGCTGGGGTGGAAGTCCCGAAATGGTCGAAAACATTCCTTCAGGAATCGGTTCGGGGCTTAAAGCAATTTCCAATGTAAAAATCTACCGGTATAAAACCAGAAAAGACCGAGGGAGTGCACACGGTACCGATGCCGAACTTGCACCAAATCCTCATGATAACCGATTCTATTTTTACCGGTTTACCGCAGATGCTTCAATGGGGATAAAAGCCGACAATTCCATGTTCTGTGTAGACCGGTACTCAAAGTTCCTTTTTTATTATAGTGATCCGGCTAAGATAAAAAGTATTGCTGGCAGCAAGCTCCCTACGGAATGGACTGACTATGCTGCTGCTTCTATAGGAGACCACATCCAATTTGCAGAACCGTTTTATATGAGCGACCCTGTCGGCTATGTAAAAGAAGACGGATCTGTTGTTATGTATCAATGGATAAAGGATAATATAAATGCAGCGAATTACCATGCACAGAAAAACCCCGCTTACGACAAACCTGCCGGTAGAAGTCCGGGAAAAGCGGGCTATTCGCCGTATCGAAAAAATATCATAATAAAGAAGACGGAAGTTACCACGGAGGTAAACCCCCATTATACGGTATCGGAACCGGTTATCGTAGGGCAGCCTGCTTCCGTTTATGCGCGAGTGGGAGATGCCGTATCGCTTGAAGTAAAGGTTTTACCTGTTCCGGAAGGAGAGGTGCTTTCATATCAATGGTATAAAAAGGATAAGGAAAGCGGCAGTGTAGAAGAAATTTCAGGGGCAAATGCAGCCGTTTATACGCCGGATACATCCTCTGAAATAAACGCATATTGTTATTGTACCATAAAAAACACGAATTCCGCTAACGAACAGGGTACTGAGGTACAATCGGAATTCGCACGGTTGTATATTTTAAGCGGAACGGGGTCGATAAGCGTTGATGCCGAGCCGCCCAAAATAACAAAACAACCTGAAAGCCAAACCGTTCCGATAAATGTCACTGCCGAAATAAAGCTCGGTATAGAAGCGGTTTCGGTAGACGGTGGTGAACTTTCATATCAATGGCATAAAAACACTACCGATAGTACTGCTGGCGGTACATTGATTGATGGTGCAACAGAGGCTTCTTACAGCTTTACTGTTAATACTGCATCGGTAACGACCGAATATTACTACTGCAAAGTTACCAACACCAATAACACAGTAGACGGCAAGAAAACTGAGTCTGTTTTTACCAAAAGGGCTAAAATAATGGTGGAAGAAGCGTATAAGGTTATCTTTACCGTGGACGGAAACGGCGGCTCTCTTACCGCCCTTTATGACGGAAAGGTAATAGATTCGGGTTCTTACGTAAAAAAAGGCGGTGTGGTTAAATTTATCGCAACCCCCGAGCCGCGGCACATTGTCAAAGAATGGGCAGGTATTATGCCTGAGGCTTCACTGCCGGATAAAACCTTGGCGCAATTAACGGTCGGAAACGAAAATGTCGCCGTTTCCGTCTCTTTTGAGCCGAAGATGCGCCTTACCGTAACACCTAAAATACAGAATGTAGATTTACAGTCATGGTCAACGGCAGGTTGGGCAGATCATAAGAATCATAAATATATTGACGGTGCTCATTTTGCTCATGATCTTGCCGTTACGGTAAATGCAAATGGCGATACGGGCAACATACAATGGAAATACGACTTTCCCTTTGAAGGAAGCGGTTCAGGCGGTTGGTTTGACGGCGGATACGGTGAATATGTGAAAGAGGACGATTACATAAAAGTAGGGGAACATATTCCTAAGGAAGACAATAATGTTGTGCTAGCTAAGGATTTCTCTGATTTTTCAGAAATGGATATTGTATTTAAAACCTATCTGATAAAATCAAACCGGCTTGATTATTGGCGATCGGAATGGACAACGGCTGGCGGTGGACCGGTATACCCCAAGCAGCCCTTAGATAATAACAGCATCATTAAACTTGTCTACAACGAAACTACCGGAACATGGCGTTTAGATGCAGCTGCACTACAACTTAATCAGCCGGAACGTGTAACGATCTCCTGTGACGAAAACTTTGCCCTTGCCGATGGCGAAGAAAAAGACTTTGTTATTACGTATACGGTTAATAACAACGGCTATAAACATGACGAAGACAAAAAATATAAAAATATGGACGATGGTGGAGAGAATGAAGCTAGTACAAGATCAAAGGGTACGGTAAAAGTAATTTATACGATAGGGTGGAAGTAA